A single window of Drosophila suzukii chromosome 3, CBGP_Dsuzu_IsoJpt1.0, whole genome shotgun sequence DNA harbors:
- the Synd gene encoding protein kinase C and casein kinase substrate in neurons protein 1 isoform X2, which yields MSHHSDDQLLQAGSESFWEPGNYKRTTKRIEDGYKLCNDLQQLIQERAEIEKGYAKSLRTWSKKWGELIEKGPEYGTTEAAWKGVLTESERISDVHMKIKDNLCNDVNSQIKTWQKENYHHTLMQIKERKDLEDLFKKAQKPWAKLLAKVEKAKADYHSACKTERSATNQERNANADSSLSPDQVKKMHDRVQKTKDQVQKCREKYEQAIAEITKYNSVYIEDMTSVFDKCQTFEKTRLQFFKEILFNVHSCLDLTKVQSLPQIYEEFSHTINNADQQKDLKWWSNNHGINMAMNWPSFVEYTEEFRDIAKGNKSKEALPAAPITLINQRPVAEDVHQEYPSTNSLKKNTSTLSSVSSRQSVKSEIATTQSSATTSEAKTSAAIAGTATATAAAATAASAASNRNSSVTNGNGKVDANPFDEEEEWDEGDNVLVDNGEPGVPVKALYDYEGAESDELTFKQGDVFEKLEDEDEQGWCKGRMNGRVGLYPANYVETA from the exons ATGTCCCACCACAGCGATGATCAGCTCCTGCAGGCTGGAAGCGAATCTTTCTGGGAGCCCGGAAACTATAAACGCACCACCAAGCGCATTGAGGATGGATACAA ACTCTGCAATGACCTACAGCAACTGATACAGGAGCGTGCCGAAATCGAGAAGGGATATGCGAAAAGTTTGCGCACCTGGTCAAAGAAATGGGGTGAACTCATTGAGAAAG GGCCGGAATACGGAACCACGGAGGCAGCCTGGAAGGGCGTGCTGACCGAGTCGGAGCGCATCTCCGACGTTCACATGAAGATTAAGGACAACCTGTGCAACGATGTCAACAGCCAGATCAAGACGTGGCAGAAGGAGAACTACCACCACACGCTCATGCAGATCAAGGAGCGCAAGGACCTTGAGGATCTGTTCAAGAAGGCCCAGAAACCCTGGGCCAAGCTACTGGCCAAGGTTGAGAAGGCCAAGGCGGACTATCACTCGGCCTGCAAGACGGAACGCAGTGCCACCAACCAGGAGCGCAATGCCAATGCCGACAGCTCGTTATCGCCGGATCAG GTGAAGAAAATGCACGATCGAGTGCAAAAGACCAAAGATCAAGTGCAAAAGTGCCGCGAGAAGTACGAGCAGGCGATTGCCGAAATCACCAAATACAATTCGGTGTACATTGAGGACATGACATCCGTGTTTGATAAGTGCCAAACCTTCGAGAAGACGCGGTTGCAGTTCTTCAAAGAAATCCTGTTCAACGTGCACTCCTGTCTTGACCTCACCAAAGTGCAAAG CCTGCCCCAAATCTACGAGGAGTTCTCCCACACGATCAACAATGCAGACCAGCAGAAAGACCTGAAATGGTGGTCGAACAATCACGGCATCAACATGGCCATGAACTGGCCCTCATTTGTG GAATACACGGAGGAGTTCCGTGACATTGCCAAGGGCAACAAATCAAAAGAGGCACTGCCAGCAGCACCCATCACGCTCATCAATCAGCGACCTGTGGCCGAGGATGTGCAC CAGGAATACCCCTCGACGAACAGCCTGAAGAAGAACACCAGCACCTTGAGCAGTGTCAGCAGCAGACAAAGTGTGAAGAGCGAAATAGCGACCACGCAATCCTCAGCCACCACATCGGAAGCCAAAACATCGGCGGCAATTGCCGGCACTGCGACGGCAACGGCAGCAGCGGCCACGGCGGCATCAGCGGCATCCAATCGCAATTCGAGCGTAAC CAACGGCAACGGCAAAGTCGATGCAAATCCATtcgacgaggaggaggagtggGACGAGGGCGACAACGTGCTGGTGGACAACGGTGAGCCGGGCGTGCCGGTCAAAGCGCTGTATGATTACGAGGGCGCTGAAAGTGATGAGCTCACATTCAAACAAG GTGATGTTTTCGAGAAGCTCGAAGATGAAGACGAACAAGGCTGGTGCAAGGGACGCATGAATGGGCGCGTCGGCCTGTATCCGGCCAACTATGTGGAGACCGCGTAA
- the Synd gene encoding protein kinase C and casein kinase substrate in neurons protein 1 isoform X1: protein MSHHSDDQLLQAGSESFWEPGNYKRTTKRIEDGYKLCNDLQQLIQERAEIEKGYAKSLRTWSKKWGELIEKGPEYGTTEAAWKGVLTESERISDVHMKIKDNLCNDVNSQIKTWQKENYHHTLMQIKERKDLEDLFKKAQKPWAKLLAKVEKAKADYHSACKTERSATNQERNANADSSLSPDQVKKMHDRVQKTKDQVQKCREKYEQAIAEITKYNSVYIEDMTSVFDKCQTFEKTRLQFFKEILFNVHSCLDLTKVQSLPQIYEEFSHTINNADQQKDLKWWSNNHGINMAMNWPSFVEYTEEFRDIAKGNKSKEALPAAPITLINQRPVAEDVHEYPSTNSLKKNTSTLSSVSSRQSVKSEIATTQSSATTSEAKTSAAIAGTATATAAAATAASAASNRNSSVTNGNGKVDANPFDEEEEWDEGDNVLVDNGEPGVPVKALYDYEGAESDELTFKQGDVFEKLEDEDEQGWCKGRMNGRVGLYPANYVETA from the exons ATGTCCCACCACAGCGATGATCAGCTCCTGCAGGCTGGAAGCGAATCTTTCTGGGAGCCCGGAAACTATAAACGCACCACCAAGCGCATTGAGGATGGATACAA ACTCTGCAATGACCTACAGCAACTGATACAGGAGCGTGCCGAAATCGAGAAGGGATATGCGAAAAGTTTGCGCACCTGGTCAAAGAAATGGGGTGAACTCATTGAGAAAG GGCCGGAATACGGAACCACGGAGGCAGCCTGGAAGGGCGTGCTGACCGAGTCGGAGCGCATCTCCGACGTTCACATGAAGATTAAGGACAACCTGTGCAACGATGTCAACAGCCAGATCAAGACGTGGCAGAAGGAGAACTACCACCACACGCTCATGCAGATCAAGGAGCGCAAGGACCTTGAGGATCTGTTCAAGAAGGCCCAGAAACCCTGGGCCAAGCTACTGGCCAAGGTTGAGAAGGCCAAGGCGGACTATCACTCGGCCTGCAAGACGGAACGCAGTGCCACCAACCAGGAGCGCAATGCCAATGCCGACAGCTCGTTATCGCCGGATCAG GTGAAGAAAATGCACGATCGAGTGCAAAAGACCAAAGATCAAGTGCAAAAGTGCCGCGAGAAGTACGAGCAGGCGATTGCCGAAATCACCAAATACAATTCGGTGTACATTGAGGACATGACATCCGTGTTTGATAAGTGCCAAACCTTCGAGAAGACGCGGTTGCAGTTCTTCAAAGAAATCCTGTTCAACGTGCACTCCTGTCTTGACCTCACCAAAGTGCAAAG CCTGCCCCAAATCTACGAGGAGTTCTCCCACACGATCAACAATGCAGACCAGCAGAAAGACCTGAAATGGTGGTCGAACAATCACGGCATCAACATGGCCATGAACTGGCCCTCATTTGTG GAATACACGGAGGAGTTCCGTGACATTGCCAAGGGCAACAAATCAAAAGAGGCACTGCCAGCAGCACCCATCACGCTCATCAATCAGCGACCTGTGGCCGAGGATGTGCAC GAATACCCCTCGACGAACAGCCTGAAGAAGAACACCAGCACCTTGAGCAGTGTCAGCAGCAGACAAAGTGTGAAGAGCGAAATAGCGACCACGCAATCCTCAGCCACCACATCGGAAGCCAAAACATCGGCGGCAATTGCCGGCACTGCGACGGCAACGGCAGCAGCGGCCACGGCGGCATCAGCGGCATCCAATCGCAATTCGAGCGTAAC CAACGGCAACGGCAAAGTCGATGCAAATCCATtcgacgaggaggaggagtggGACGAGGGCGACAACGTGCTGGTGGACAACGGTGAGCCGGGCGTGCCGGTCAAAGCGCTGTATGATTACGAGGGCGCTGAAAGTGATGAGCTCACATTCAAACAAG GTGATGTTTTCGAGAAGCTCGAAGATGAAGACGAACAAGGCTGGTGCAAGGGACGCATGAATGGGCGCGTCGGCCTGTATCCGGCCAACTATGTGGAGACCGCGTAA